A genomic window from Vagococcus sp. CY52-2 includes:
- the fghA gene encoding S-formylglutathione hydrolase — protein MDLKILEIHTSFGGKQIKYQHTSKILKCEMIFSLFLPESKSETETVPLIWWLAGLTCTDDNFSQKGAFQKYASEQNVAFIMPDTSPRGNVADSDDWDLGQGASFYINATLEPWKENFQMYDYLTKELPEIVYTLIPNFSGKESIMGHSMGGHGALVLGLRNPNRFVSISAFAPISNPSNVPWGKKAFSSYLGNDKSAWKEWDATEIIKKSTKNNVPILITQGTDDNFYELQLDEEAFLSAAKNVDRDVTYKREIGYDHSYFTIATFIESHIKFHLRELKKI, from the coding sequence ATGGACTTGAAAATATTGGAAATTCATACTTCTTTTGGTGGAAAGCAAATTAAATATCAGCATACTTCAAAAATTTTGAAATGTGAAATGATATTTAGTTTATTTTTACCAGAATCTAAATCAGAAACTGAAACAGTTCCACTTATTTGGTGGTTGGCAGGTTTAACTTGTACAGATGATAATTTTAGTCAAAAAGGAGCATTTCAGAAATATGCTTCTGAGCAAAACGTTGCATTTATTATGCCAGATACATCACCTAGAGGCAATGTTGCTGATAGTGATGACTGGGATTTAGGACAGGGAGCTAGTTTTTATATAAATGCTACTTTAGAACCATGGAAAGAAAATTTTCAAATGTATGATTATCTAACTAAAGAACTTCCTGAAATTGTGTACACTTTAATTCCAAATTTCTCAGGAAAAGAAAGCATTATGGGACATTCAATGGGAGGTCATGGTGCATTAGTACTTGGGCTAAGAAATCCAAACCGATTTGTTTCTATCTCAGCATTTGCTCCAATATCTAATCCAAGCAACGTTCCTTGGGGGAAAAAAGCCTTCTCCTCTTATTTAGGAAATGATAAGTCAGCATGGAAAGAATGGGATGCTACAGAAATTATAAAAAAATCAACCAAAAATAATGTTCCGATATTAATAACACAAGGTACAGATGATAACTTCTATGAGTTACAATTAGATGAAGAGGCATTTTTATCTGCTGCTAAAAATGTTGATAGAGACGTAACATATAAAAGAGAAATAGGTTATGATCATAGTTATTTTACTATAGCAACATTTATTGAAAGTCATATTAAATTTCATTTAAGAGAATTAAAAAAAATATAA
- a CDS encoding metalloregulator ArsR/SmtB family transcription factor, producing the protein MTNEICEITCIHEEQVTNSKERLKNTNSKDLSSLFKILSDENRFKILHALAYEDQLCVCDVANIIGATMANTSHHLQSLKKLGVVDSKKIGKLVYYFSSDDRIVELINFGKQLEKGDRYE; encoded by the coding sequence GTGACAAATGAAATATGTGAGATTACTTGTATTCATGAGGAGCAAGTAACTAATTCAAAAGAGAGATTAAAAAATACTAATAGCAAAGATCTAAGTTCTTTATTTAAAATTTTATCAGATGAAAATAGATTCAAAATATTACATGCTTTAGCTTATGAAGATCAACTATGTGTATGTGACGTAGCCAATATTATTGGAGCAACTATGGCAAATACATCACATCATTTGCAATCATTAAAAAAATTAGGTGTTGTAGATAGTAAAAAAATAGGCAAATTAGTTTATTATTTTAGTTCTGATGATAGGATTGTTGAATTGATAAATTTTGGAAAACAACTAGAAAAGGGTGATAGATATGAGTAA
- a CDS encoding heavy metal translocating P-type ATPase: protein MSKETSSKTYRVEGLSCTNCAAKFEKNVKSIEGVTDAKVNFGAGKIKVEGTSSIQEIKSAGAFENLIIQDEDNQESEGEQKDSFLKRNWTLVISVILIAIAFYFRATAGENDIITKSLFISAIVIGGFSLFTEGIKDLLKLNFSMEVLMTIAIIGASIIGEWAEGSIVVILFAVSEALERFSMDKARQSIRSLMDIAPKEALIRRNNEEKMINVSDIQIGDIMVIKPGQKIAMDGVVIKGHSAVNQAAITGESVPIEKQNKDEIFAGTLNGEGILEVEVTKHVNDTTIAKIIHLVEEAQGERAPAQAFVDNFAKYYTPSIMAISALIIIIPPLFFGGDWNKWLYQGLSLLVVGCPCSLVISTPVSIVSAIGNSAKNGVLVKGGIYLEEIGGLKAIAFDKTGTLTKGTPSVTDFVVSDTNQENQYLSIISALEILSQHPLASAILKEADRRESNYQMIDIMNFKSVTGKGIKGDYQGTTYFVGSPKLFDSELIRQASVMKNYEKLQEQGKTVMIFGTAQNILAIIAVADELRKSSSEVIAKLHQLGIEHTIMLTGDNIRTAKSIGEQVGVTDIKGDLMPQDKLEYIKELKEKYGKVAMVGDGVNDAPALASATVGIAMGGAGTDTALETADVALMGDDLQKLPFIVNLSRKTLKIIKQNITFSLSIKFLALLLIIPGWLSLWIAIVADMGATLLVTLNGLRLMKQK from the coding sequence ATGAGTAAAGAAACTTCTAGTAAAACATATCGAGTAGAGGGATTAAGCTGTACGAATTGTGCTGCTAAATTTGAAAAAAATGTTAAAAGTATTGAAGGTGTAACAGATGCAAAAGTAAACTTTGGTGCTGGAAAAATTAAAGTTGAGGGAACATCTTCCATTCAAGAAATTAAGTCTGCTGGAGCTTTTGAAAATCTAATTATTCAAGATGAGGACAATCAAGAATCTGAAGGGGAACAGAAAGATTCTTTCTTGAAACGTAATTGGACATTAGTTATTTCAGTAATATTAATAGCCATAGCTTTTTATTTTAGAGCTACTGCAGGCGAGAATGATATCATAACTAAAAGCTTATTTATATCAGCTATCGTTATTGGTGGATTTAGTTTATTTACAGAAGGAATTAAGGATTTACTTAAATTAAACTTTTCAATGGAAGTTTTAATGACAATAGCAATTATAGGCGCATCAATTATAGGTGAATGGGCTGAAGGTTCTATTGTAGTTATCTTATTCGCTGTTAGTGAAGCCCTTGAACGATTTTCAATGGATAAAGCAAGACAATCTATTCGTTCGTTAATGGATATAGCACCAAAAGAAGCTTTGATTAGAAGAAATAACGAAGAAAAAATGATAAATGTTTCTGATATTCAAATAGGAGATATTATGGTTATTAAACCAGGGCAAAAAATAGCTATGGATGGGGTAGTCATTAAAGGACATTCTGCTGTTAATCAAGCAGCAATAACGGGTGAGTCTGTTCCAATTGAAAAACAAAATAAGGACGAAATTTTTGCAGGTACTTTAAATGGAGAGGGGATTTTAGAAGTGGAAGTGACTAAACATGTTAATGATACAACCATTGCTAAAATCATTCATTTAGTGGAAGAAGCACAAGGAGAACGAGCACCTGCACAAGCATTCGTTGATAACTTTGCTAAATACTATACCCCTTCTATCATGGCTATTTCGGCTTTAATTATCATTATTCCACCATTGTTTTTTGGTGGTGATTGGAATAAGTGGTTGTACCAGGGTTTATCACTATTAGTAGTTGGTTGTCCTTGTTCATTAGTTATCTCAACACCTGTTTCAATCGTTTCAGCTATTGGAAATTCAGCTAAAAATGGTGTGCTGGTAAAAGGAGGTATTTATCTCGAAGAAATCGGAGGATTAAAAGCAATCGCTTTTGATAAAACAGGGACTTTAACCAAAGGAACGCCTTCTGTAACAGACTTTGTTGTAAGTGACACAAATCAAGAAAATCAGTACTTATCTATCATTTCAGCGTTAGAAATACTTTCTCAACATCCTTTAGCTTCAGCCATTCTTAAAGAAGCTGATAGAAGAGAGTCAAACTATCAAATGATCGATATTATGAATTTTAAATCAGTAACTGGTAAAGGAATTAAAGGTGATTATCAAGGTACAACTTATTTTGTTGGAAGTCCTAAATTATTTGATTCAGAATTAATTAGGCAAGCTAGTGTCATGAAAAATTATGAGAAGTTACAAGAGCAAGGAAAAACCGTCATGATTTTTGGAACAGCACAAAATATTTTGGCAATTATCGCAGTTGCTGATGAATTAAGAAAGTCAAGTTCAGAAGTAATCGCTAAGCTTCATCAGTTAGGTATTGAACATACAATTATGTTAACTGGTGACAATATCAGAACAGCTAAATCAATTGGAGAACAAGTTGGTGTGACAGACATTAAAGGTGATTTAATGCCACAAGATAAGTTAGAGTATATTAAAGAGCTTAAAGAAAAGTATGGAAAAGTGGCTATGGTAGGAGACGGAGTAAATGATGCTCCTGCGTTAGCATCAGCAACTGTTGGGATTGCAATGGGTGGGGCTGGAACGGACACTGCTTTAGAAACAGCTGATGTTGCCTTAATGGGTGATGATTTACAAAAGTTACCGTTTATTGTTAATCTTAGTCGAAAAACATTAAAAATTATAAAACAAAATATTACTTTCTCTTTAAGCATTAAATTCTTAGCTTTATTGCTAATTATTCCAGGATGGTTATCACTTTGGATTGCTATTGTTGCAGATATGGGAGCAACTTTATTAGTAACACTTAATGGATTGAGATTGATGAAACAGAAGTAA
- a CDS encoding replication initiation protein, whose amino-acid sequence MVNELVKHHTELNTIPLRKFTPVQMNLFFSIISRMRDKGQNKVTFSFSQLKELSDYKATANNRFIDDLEETYDKLMDLRFGRRSASGLRRERFVLFSSFDINGEADSPYAEIQIHEKAIPLLNDLDEWVRYSLQQFNDLQSSYSKTMFRLLKQFRTTGYAYFSKEDFFELLDIPKSYLKEPANLDKRVLKPIKDELTPLFRGLTIRKKYGKGRGKPVVGYQFAFKPENKNANDFSKGEREDLRQKIFNIEHNGDLSQEEKWVAKDKVLGLKIGTHESDFYAQKQKEFEKIEEEKLRKDILDDLKSGFH is encoded by the coding sequence ATGGTTAATGAATTAGTTAAACATCATACAGAATTAAATACTATTCCTTTGAGAAAGTTTACCCCTGTTCAAATGAATTTATTTTTTTCAATTATCTCTAGAATGCGTGATAAGGGGCAAAATAAAGTAACCTTCTCTTTTAGCCAACTTAAAGAATTAAGTGATTATAAAGCAACTGCCAATAATCGTTTTATTGATGACTTAGAAGAAACGTATGACAAATTAATGGATTTGAGATTTGGTCGTAGAAGCGCCTCTGGTTTGAGACGTGAGCGTTTCGTTTTATTTAGCTCATTCGACATTAATGGAGAAGCAGATTCCCCTTATGCTGAAATTCAAATACATGAAAAAGCTATTCCTTTACTCAATGACTTAGACGAATGGGTTCGTTATTCTCTTCAACAGTTTAATGACCTACAAAGCAGTTATTCAAAAACCATGTTTCGATTGTTAAAACAATTTCGAACAACGGGCTATGCATATTTCTCTAAAGAAGATTTTTTTGAGCTTTTAGATATTCCTAAAAGTTATTTGAAAGAACCTGCTAATCTTGATAAAAGAGTCTTAAAGCCTATTAAAGACGAATTAACTCCATTATTTCGCGGTCTTACCATTCGTAAGAAATATGGTAAAGGACGTGGGAAACCTGTTGTTGGTTACCAATTTGCTTTTAAACCAGAAAATAAAAATGCTAATGACTTTTCTAAAGGAGAACGCGAAGACTTACGACAAAAAATATTTAATATCGAACACAATGGTGATCTTTCTCAAGAAGAAAAATGGGTCGCAAAAGATAAAGTATTAGGTTTAAAAATTGGCACACATGAGTCAGATTTTTACGCTCAGAAACAAAAAGAATTTGAAAAAATTGAAGAAGAAAAACTTCGAAAAGATATTTTAGATGATTTAAAAAGTGGTTTCCATTAA
- a CDS encoding type I toxin-antitoxin system Fst family toxin produces the protein MVEKLLTLIIAPIIVGAVLELFAYWLEKQDDN, from the coding sequence ATGGTTGAAAAACTTCTAACGTTAATTATCGCACCAATCATTGTTGGGGCAGTTCTTGAACTGTTTGCTTACTGGTTGGAAAAGCAAGACGATAATTAA
- a CDS encoding TIGR00341 family protein has protein sequence MNTYNKKDNPFLVKINSELHFNIEDIIILICSIFIASIGLNMNSTPIVIGAMLISPLMTSVIGIGISLAFQDTSILRKSITLLALQVIVSLVVSTLYFSFSPLTYASSEIIARTNPTIWDVVIAFTGGVAGVIGFKKKTANNIVPGVAIATALMPPLCTLGYAISIQSMTYIFGAFYLFVINIFFISLSTFITVYIFEAKHDKQIDSIKKKSTNTMFIILTIIIIIPSIYTASSMVKDSLNENNLNRFIESELKDSLILEKKISKEKKTIHLTLSDTSINDTKLQSLQNKLPEYHLGNMDLNIKQITETDSLSGKELEHLIRQLIDSETSVRPSVKEDPQTLEDFIIEKNKIIKTNFPLDIKKLYMNSEVASNEKQIKNVLTIELKSNLTKSLESDIESYVLDTYNNKIDNLSIVFKEDGN, from the coding sequence ATGAATACATACAATAAAAAAGATAATCCATTTTTAGTGAAAATTAATAGTGAATTACATTTTAACATCGAGGATATTATTATTCTAATTTGTTCTATTTTTATTGCATCTATTGGTTTGAATATGAATTCGACACCAATTGTTATAGGAGCAATGCTTATTTCTCCTCTAATGACTTCTGTGATAGGGATAGGAATTAGTTTGGCTTTTCAAGACACTTCCATTTTAAGAAAATCAATAACCTTACTAGCGCTACAAGTAATTGTCAGTCTAGTTGTTTCAACGCTATATTTTTCTTTCTCACCACTTACTTATGCAAGTAGTGAAATAATAGCCAGAACAAATCCTACAATCTGGGATGTTGTGATTGCTTTTACAGGAGGAGTAGCTGGTGTAATAGGGTTTAAGAAAAAAACTGCTAATAATATTGTTCCTGGAGTTGCTATTGCTACAGCACTTATGCCGCCTCTTTGTACATTGGGATATGCTATTTCAATTCAGAGTATGACTTATATTTTTGGTGCGTTCTATTTGTTTGTTATTAATATCTTTTTCATCAGTCTTTCGACATTTATAACTGTTTATATTTTTGAAGCAAAACATGATAAGCAGATTGATTCAATAAAAAAGAAATCAACAAATACAATGTTCATTATCTTGACGATTATTATCATTATACCTAGTATTTATACGGCTTCGTCAATGGTCAAAGATTCATTAAATGAAAATAATTTAAATCGATTTATTGAAAGTGAATTAAAAGACTCACTGATTTTAGAAAAGAAAATCTCAAAAGAAAAAAAGACAATTCATTTAACATTATCAGATACAAGTATCAATGATACTAAATTACAAAGTTTACAGAATAAATTACCAGAGTATCATCTAGGTAATATGGATTTAAATATTAAACAAATTACTGAAACAGATAGTTTATCTGGAAAAGAATTAGAACATTTAATTCGACAGCTGATTGACTCAGAAACTTCTGTGAGACCGTCCGTCAAGGAAGACCCCCAGACTCTAGAGGACTTCATTATTGAAAAAAACAAAATAATAAAAACAAACTTTCCACTTGATATTAAAAAATTATATATGAATTCAGAAGTAGCTAGTAATGAAAAACAAATTAAAAACGTGTTAACCATAGAGCTTAAATCCAATCTTACGAAGAGTTTAGAAAGTGACATAGAAAGCTATGTTTTAGATACTTATAATAATAAGATAGACAATTTATCAATAGTATTTAAGGAAGATGGAAATTAG
- a CDS encoding histidine kinase dimerization/phospho-acceptor domain-containing protein, with translation MITNISHDLKTPITSIIGYVEGMLDGVSNT, from the coding sequence TTGATTACTAACATCTCACATGATTTAAAAACACCCATCACTTCTATTATAGGATATGTTGAAGGAATGTTAGATGGTGTATCCAATACATAG
- a CDS encoding response regulator transcription factor — MDDGIMTQEQVNKVFQRFYRGDKSRTPFTKGAGLGLSIVEYMIKPFSPNELITRVKAHLSRFYKLTKQASSEKVLIKIANVSIESSDRKVFINNEEVIFTTKACSLLLFLVTYPNIVWSKEKLFEMIWGSGNRFNI; from the coding sequence ATAGATGATGGGATAATGACACAAGAACAAGTTAATAAAGTATTTCAAAGATTTTATCGAGGGGATAAGTCGAGAACCCCTTTTACAAAAGGGGCAGGTTTAGGTTTAAGTATTGTAGAATATATGATTAAACCATTTAGTCCAAATGAGTTAATTACCCGGGTTAAAGCACATTTATCACGTTTTTATAAGTTAACTAAACAAGCATCTTCAGAAAAAGTTCTGATAAAAATTGCTAATGTTTCCATTGAGTCATCTGATAGAAAAGTCTTTATTAATAATGAAGAGGTCATTTTTACAACTAAAGCATGTTCTTTATTACTTTTCCTAGTGACATATCCTAATATTGTTTGGAGTAAAGAAAAATTATTTGAAATGATTTGGGGAAGTGGGAATCGATTTAATATATAA
- a CDS encoding DUF3427 domain-containing protein, whose amino-acid sequence MEIKGLELTLFFKEAKKNDSFILFLKDVIDTGLKKLESKGMPDSLQLYSKYRRKDVLRLLNMKFNQNEQGIGGYAYNNNQFVIFVALAKGKESKASLMAYEEVFIDEQTFHWFTKPSRTIDSPVVTILRDSENWTIHLFIKRKYNQQDRETDVYYVGEMNPIIETIEQNKKPTSDNTLKNVVEMDFLLKNRVEPNMYEFLTGNLD is encoded by the coding sequence ATGGAAATTAAAGGATTAGAACTAACATTATTTTTTAAAGAGGCAAAGAAAAATGATTCATTTATTTTGTTTTTGAAAGATGTTATTGATACAGGATTAAAAAAATTAGAGTCGAAAGGTATGCCAGACAGCTTACAATTGTATTCTAAATATCGACGTAAAGATGTATTAAGATTGTTAAATATGAAATTTAATCAAAATGAACAAGGGATTGGTGGATACGCCTATAATAATAATCAGTTTGTTATATTTGTCGCACTAGCCAAAGGAAAAGAGTCCAAAGCATCTTTAATGGCCTATGAAGAAGTATTTATTGATGAACAGACATTCCATTGGTTTACTAAACCTTCTAGAACCATAGATTCTCCAGTAGTAACAATATTAAGAGATTCAGAAAACTGGACGATTCATTTATTTATAAAGCGTAAATACAATCAACAAGACAGAGAAACAGATGTTTATTATGTTGGAGAAATGAATCCTATCATTGAAACAATTGAACAGAACAAAAAGCCAACATCTGATAATACATTAAAAAATGTTGTTGAAATGGATTTTTTGTTAAAAAATAGAGTCGAACCTAACATGTATGAATTTTTAACGGGTAATTTAGATTAG
- a CDS encoding DUF1722 domain-containing protein, with amino-acid sequence MEQTDKQLLKEFQTSWTKHKYWVMSRSQQAYNDIRLLAKGNQWTQEKHAQYTNTLSELEDYQPTDKTLTVTYQHIWGYFKKIATVEEKNRYKDLIETTPLKSKELENFLKELSQKYHQTYLLNIKWGLSSS; translated from the coding sequence ATGGAGCAGACAGATAAGCAATTATTAAAAGAATTTCAAACATCATGGACTAAACATAAATATTGGGTGATGTCTCGTTCACAACAGGCATACAATGATATCCGTTTACTAGCTAAAGGCAATCAATGGACTCAAGAAAAACATGCCCAATATACAAACACATTATCTGAATTAGAGGATTATCAACCAACAGACAAAACCCTGACAGTTACTTACCAACATATTTGGGGATATTTTAAAAAGATTGCAACAGTTGAGGAAAAAAATAGATACAAAGATCTAATTGAAACAACACCTTTAAAAAGTAAAGAATTAGAAAATTTTTTAAAAGAGTTAAGTCAAAAGTATCATCAAACCTATTTATTGAATATAAAATGGGGACTGTCATCTAGCTAG
- the yghU gene encoding glutathione-dependent disulfide-bond oxidoreductase: MTDYQLPNIWQWDDENTNRGGNRPTAGSRFDQTLPIGTAPFQVYSLGTPNGVKVTILFEELKELGVTGADYDLYKINIGEGDQFGSDFVSINPNSKIPAMVDQSQTPRVDVFESGSILVYLAEKFGKFLPSNIHERTETLNWLFWQVGAGPFVGGGFGHFFHYAPEKLKYPIDRYTMETKRQLDLLDKVLADRSYIAGENYTIADIAIWSWYGQLVLGKLYEGSAEFLDISSYTNLIEWTNRIAKRPGVKRGLAVEYQSID; encoded by the coding sequence ATGACAGACTATCAATTACCAAACATTTGGCAATGGGACGATGAAAATACCAATAGAGGTGGCAATCGACCAACAGCAGGAAGTCGATTTGATCAAACTTTGCCAATTGGAACAGCACCATTTCAAGTGTATTCATTAGGAACACCTAATGGCGTGAAGGTTACTATCCTATTTGAAGAATTGAAAGAATTAGGAGTGACAGGGGCAGATTACGACTTATACAAAATTAATATAGGTGAAGGAGATCAGTTTGGATCTGATTTTGTCTCAATTAATCCAAACTCTAAAATTCCAGCAATGGTTGATCAAAGTCAAACTCCACGAGTGGATGTATTTGAGTCAGGCTCTATTTTAGTTTATCTAGCTGAAAAATTCGGGAAATTTTTACCATCAAATATACATGAAAGAACAGAAACGCTTAATTGGCTATTTTGGCAGGTAGGGGCTGGACCTTTTGTTGGTGGTGGATTTGGCCATTTCTTTCACTATGCTCCTGAAAAGTTAAAATACCCAATTGATCGATATACAATGGAAACAAAAAGACAATTAGATTTACTAGACAAGGTTTTAGCTGATAGATCTTATATTGCTGGAGAAAATTATACTATTGCAGATATTGCTATTTGGTCATGGTATGGTCAACTTGTATTAGGTAAACTTTATGAGGGATCTGCAGAATTTTTAGATATTTCTAGTTATACTAATTTAATTGAATGGACGAATCGAATCGCTAAAAGACCTGGAGTAAAACGAGGATTGGCAGTAGAGTACCAATCAATTGATTAA
- a CDS encoding sortase domain-bontaining protein: MTDLETVYKYKIDDMTYIQATDVHVIENHDDHSELTLITCDETGEGRSMVKASFLKKIPTEKTNQSIIKVMDKK, from the coding sequence TTGACTGACTTAGAAACTGTTTATAAATATAAAATTGATGATATGACATATATTCAAGCTACCGATGTGCATGTGATTGAAAATCATGATGATCACTCCGAGTTAACGTTAATAACGTGTGATGAGACAGGAGAAGGACGTTCTATGGTGAAGGCCTCTTTTTTGAAGAAAATACCTACTGAAAAAACGAATCAATCTATTATAAAAGTAATGGATAAAAAATGA
- the budA gene encoding acetolactate decarboxylase: MSHNSLFQQGTMQLLSEGLLDGSITLKELLSHGNTGIGTGEGIDGELIIIDGVGYKINHYGETEILNDSFNITFADTHFDHYQLLTDVHDVDLTTCLNDIKQLISGNNLFFSVKLHGNFKQITTRSAKKSVKPYPNLEKVGENQVEFTAKNVTGTLISYYSPMLYQGVTVAGFHSHFLADNLSIGGHVLAAEIDHVIAYTQIFRSFLQSNPIDNSDFIHADLSDINKLDTVIKQVE, from the coding sequence ATGTCTCATAATAGTCTTTTTCAACAAGGGACCATGCAACTTTTAAGTGAAGGACTTTTAGATGGATCAATTACCTTAAAAGAATTACTTTCTCATGGTAATACAGGAATTGGAACTGGTGAAGGTATCGATGGTGAACTAATTATAATTGATGGGGTTGGGTATAAAATTAATCATTACGGGGAAACCGAAATTCTTAATGACTCCTTTAACATTACTTTTGCAGATACACACTTTGATCACTATCAATTACTAACCGATGTACACGATGTCGATTTAACAACTTGTCTAAATGATATTAAACAACTTATTTCAGGAAATAACCTATTCTTTTCAGTTAAACTTCATGGTAACTTTAAACAGATTACAACTCGTTCAGCAAAAAAATCAGTTAAACCCTATCCTAACTTAGAAAAAGTAGGAGAAAATCAAGTTGAATTTACAGCCAAAAATGTGACAGGGACACTTATCAGTTATTATTCTCCAATGCTATATCAAGGGGTTACTGTTGCTGGCTTTCATAGTCATTTCTTAGCTGATAACTTATCTATAGGTGGACATGTCTTAGCAGCAGAAATTGATCATGTTATAGCTTATACTCAAATCTTCCGTTCATTTTTACAAAGTAACCCCATTGATAATTCTGACTTTATTCATGCCGATTTAAGTGATATCAATAAATTAGATACTGTCATTAAACAAGTTGAATAA
- a CDS encoding DNA starvation/stationary phase protection protein translates to MKLEETKRTLNQLVADLSQFSVVIHQTHWYMRGPEFLSLHPLMDEYMDEINDQLDVISERLITLGGEPYSTLQEFIDNTGIKDEKGNYTKPIPERLKNLVAGYKYLIGVYEKGIEVSEKEGDLGTQDIFISFKTDLEKKVWMLQATLNEAPGI, encoded by the coding sequence ATGAAATTAGAAGAAACTAAACGTACGTTGAATCAATTAGTAGCAGATTTAAGTCAGTTTTCGGTGGTTATTCATCAAACGCATTGGTATATGAGAGGACCAGAATTTTTATCATTACACCCATTAATGGATGAGTATATGGATGAAATAAACGATCAGCTAGATGTTATTTCTGAACGCTTAATTACTTTAGGTGGCGAGCCTTACTCTACCTTGCAAGAATTTATTGACAACACTGGTATTAAAGATGAAAAGGGAAACTATACTAAACCAATTCCTGAACGCTTAAAAAACTTAGTCGCTGGTTATAAATATCTAATCGGTGTTTATGAAAAAGGAATTGAAGTGAGCGAAAAAGAAGGCGACCTAGGAACTCAAGACATCTTTATTTCATTTAAGACAGATCTTGAGAAAAAAGTATGGATGCTACAAGCAACTCTTAATGAAGCTCCTGGAATTTAA